In a single window of the Acyrthosiphon pisum isolate AL4f chromosome X, pea_aphid_22Mar2018_4r6ur, whole genome shotgun sequence genome:
- the LOC107885278 gene encoding uncharacterized protein LOC107885278, with the protein MTSFGATNVVRESFMPTFKMQGQIYHRSGSLLPVSDSNYKFLQIYFMGNSTQEIDMRFANNNLITAPDTDNRSNLGRITRNATNQANYRSNQSPQERDDRNEREIIRISQTREVRTRNSTNNRANMNRAAFSYDVSIDYSNYQCVVIGSMNSVCSYCKALKYKNEANGIGTDSIHFLTNIQQYNNCFQMTSFGATNVVRKSFMPTFKMQGQIYHRSGSLLPVSDSNYKFLQIYFIGNSTQEIDMRCANNNLVKRYIVEQLQTLFHEHNQLIILFKTALDMMPSDNYKIVIKADKTPAGQHARRFNAPTIDEVAVVVVGENLESRDIVLHRRNDRLQSINETHRSYDALQYPIIFWQGSETNKKVSSMNYYSYRLMIQENEDNHILKCRRLYHKYVVDMYVKIETGKLSFIRLNQTKLRSEEYIHLRDAIDTDGNAQNVGWMIILPATYIGSPRHMHEYAQDAMSYVRHYGTADLFITFTCNPQWIEIKQELFPGQSPIDRHDITARVFRQKLKSLMDFIVKHYVFGETRCWMYSVEWQKRGLPHAHILIWLVEKIRPNEVDAVISAEIPNVQVDPELHEVVIKNMIHGPCGTLNQNSPCMMDGKCSKRYPRTLISETITGNDGYPLYRRRSRVDNGRTTIVKLNQQDIEIDNRWIVPYSPILSKTFKAHINVESCHSVKSIKYICKYVTKGSDMAVIGIGAENCNDEVTQYQMGRYVSSNEAVWRIFYFPIHERHPSVVHLAVHLENGQRVYFTPQNAVQRAAKATFYYINQFL; encoded by the exons ATGACTTCATTTGGGGCAACAAATGTAGTTCGGGAAAGTTTTATGCCAACTTTCAAG atgCAAGGACAAATATATCATAGATCAGGTTCACTATTACCAGTGTCAGATAGCAACTACAAAttcttacaaatttattttatgggcAATTCAACACAAGAAATTGATATGCGTTTTGCAAACAACAATTTA ATTACAGCGCCAGATACCGATAATAGAAGCAATTTAGGTAGAATAACCCGAAATGCTACCAACCAAGCTAATTACCGATCTAACCAAAGTCCACAAGAACGTGACGACCGAAATGAACGTGAAATAATTCGGATATCACAAACGCGTGAAGTGCGAACGCGAAATTCAACTAATAATCGCGCAAACATGAATCGAGCTGCTTTTAGTTACGATGTGTCAATTGACTACAGTAACTACCAGTGTGTTGTTATTGGTTCTATGAACTCAGTTTGCTCATATTGTAAGGCTTTGAAATACAAAAACGAGGCCAATG GAATAGGAACAGATTCCATACACTTTTTGACAAATATCCAACAATATAACAATTGCTTTCAAATGACTTCATTTGGGGCAACAAATGTAGTTCGGAAAAGTTTTATGCCAACTTTCAAG atgCAAGGACAAATATATCATAGATCAGGTTCACTATTACCAGTGTCAGATAGCAACTACAAAttcttacaaatttattttataggcaATTCAACACAAGAAATTGATATGCGTTGTGCAAACAACAATTTAGTAAAGAGGTATATTGTAGAACAATTACAAACTTTATTTCATGAACACAATCAattgattatattgtttaaaactgCACTGGATATGATGCCATCtgataattacaaaattgtaatCAAAGCTGATAAAACACCTGCAGGTCAACATGCAAGACGTTTTAATGCACCAACCATTGATGAAGTTGCTGTCGTTGTAGTTGGAGAAAACTTGGAATCCCGTGATATTGTTTTACATCGTCGGAATGATCGATTACAAAGTATAAATGAAACACACCGCTCATATGATGCACTACAATATCCCATTATATTTTGGCAAG gttctgaaacaaacaaaaaagtCAGTTCAATGAACTATTATTCATACCGCCTAATGATTCAGGAAAATGAAGacaatcacatattaaaatgtCGGCGATTATATCACAAATATGTTGTTGATATGTATGTTAAAATTGAAACGGGGAAATTATCATTCATCAGGTTGAATCAGACCAAACTCCGATCTGAAGAGTATATTCACCTTCGAGATGCGATTGATACTGATGGAAATGCACAGAATGTTGGTTGGATGATTATTCTTCCAGCAACATACATCGGAAGCCCTCGACATATGCACGAATATGCTCAAGATGCCATGTCGTATGTTCGTCATTATGGTACAGCAGATTTGTTCATCACATTTACATGCAATCCGCAATGGATAGAAATCAAGCAGGAGTTATTCCCTGGGCAATCACCCATTGATCGTCATGACATTACAGCCAGAGTCTTTAGACAAAAGTTGAAATCTTTAATGGATTTCATCGTGAAACATTATGTGTTTGGTGAGACACGCTGCTGGATGTATTCTGTGGAGTGGCAGAAACGAGGGTTGCCACATGCACACATTTTGATTTGGTTGGTTGAAAAGATAAGGCCAAATGAAGTTGATGCAGTGATATCAGCTGAAATACCTAATGTACAAGTAGATCCTGAATTGCATGAGGTTGTTATCAAAAACATGATACATGGTCCATGTGGTACTCTTAATCAAAATTCACCGTGTATGATGGATGGTAAATGTTCAAAACGATATCCAAGGACGTTAATATCAGAAACAATTACTGGCAATGATGGTTATCCACTGTATCGTCGCCGATCAAGAGTAGACAATGGAAGAACAACAATTGTCAAATTAAATCAACAAGATATTGAAATAGATAATCGTTGGATTGTTCCATATTCACCAATTTTATCAAAGACGTTCAAAGCACACATAAACGTTGAATCTTGCCATTCAGTGAAatctattaaatacatttgCAAATATGTAACCAAAGGGAGTGATATGGCTGTGATTGGAATTGGTGCAGAGAATTGCAATGATGAAGTTACCCAATACCAAATGGGCCGCTATGTTAGTAGTAATGAAGCAGTTTggcgaatattttattttcccattCATGAGAGACACCCTTCAGTTGTTCATTTAGCTGTGCATTTAGAAAATGGACAAAGAGTGTATTTTACACCACAGAACGCAGTACAAAGAGCAGCTAAAGCCACCTTCTACTACATTAACCAGTTTCTTTGA
- the LOC100571609 gene encoding ATP-dependent DNA helicase PIF1-like has product MPKYYTWNKSSRKFIRRKKGKPIQEYPDVYSTDVIGRIYSVHPSNDECFYLRLLLVNVRGPTSFQCLRTVDGELCGSYREACQRLQLPENDDHWDQTLNDAVISSSAQQIRTLFSIIICTCYPSKPIDLWIKSKDHMCDDILPDRAQSPNDRPHDVFNQEVHREKTYDLNTLKELIQKNLPLLNEQQKYVFDTLTKVTNDDTEGIYFLDAPGGTGKTFLISLILATIRSQNKIALALASSGIAATLLEGGRTAHSALKLPLNMQSNEFQSCNISKKSAMAKVLQQCQLIVWDKCTMAHKKSLEALDRTLKDIRSNHNLFGGAMILLAGDFRQTLPVIPRSTPADELNACLKSSNLWKHVKILHLSKNMRVELQNDQSGNIFSKQLIDIGNGKFPVDMLTGCINFPQSFCQLTRSKDELIQKVYPDIARNYRDHDWFSERAILAAKNIDVNELNFKIQEQITGESRIYKSVDSATNQDDVANYPPEFLNSLDLPGLPPHNLKLKVGSVVIMLRNIDQPRLCNGTRLAIKKLLNNVIEATILKGKYKGEDVLIPCIPMIPTDVPFEFKRLQFPVRLAFAMTINKSQGQSLSVCENTINLENPCFSHGQLYVACSRVGKPSDLFLYAPGDQTKNIVYHKALQ; this is encoded by the exons AtgccaaaatattatacttggaatAAATCCTCAAGGAAATTTATACGACGGAAAAAAGGAAAACCAATTCAAGAATACCCAGATGTATATTCCACCGATGTGATTGGTCGAATTTATTCAGTACATCCCAGCAATgatgaatgtttttatttacgACTGCTATTAGTCAATGTACGTGGCCCAACATCATTCCAATGTTTACGAACTGTTGATGGTGAATTGTGTGGATCCTACAGAGAAGCCTGTCAACGTTTGCAATTGCCAGAAAATGACGATCATTGGGATCAAACTCTAAATGATGCTGTAATATCATCAAGTGCTCAACAAATACGAACATTGTTTTCTATAATCATATGTACATGCTACCCATCAAAGCCAATCGATTTGTGGATCAAGTCCAAGGATCATATGTGTGATgatatttt GCCTGATCGCGCCCAATCGCCCAATGATCGTCCGCATGATGTTTTTAACCAAGAGGTGCACCGAGAAAAAACGTATGATCTCAACACTTTGAaagaattaattcaaaaaaatcttcCACTGTTGAATGAACAACAGAAGTATGTATTTGATACTCTTACGAAAGTAACAAATGATGATACTGAAGGGATATACTTCTTGGATGCACCTGGTGGTACAGGAAAAACttttttgatttcattaatattagCAACAATTcgttcacaaaataaaattgcactTGCACTCGCTTCCTCGGGAATCGCAGCAACTTTGCTTGAAGGTGGTCGAACAGCCCATTCAGCACTAAAATTGCCATTAAATATGCAAAGCAATGAATTTCAAAGCTGCAACATTTCGAAGAAATCTGCAATGGCAAAAGTTTTGCAGCAATGTCAATTGATTGTTTGGGATAAATGCACGATGGCACATAAAAAATCGTTGGAGGCTTTAGACAGAACCTTAAAAGATATACGGAGCAATCATAACCTATTTGGTGGTGCAATGATTTTATTAGCAGGAGATTTTCGGCAAACATTGCCAGTGATTCCACGATCAACGCCAGCTGATGAACTCAATGCATGTCTAAAATCCTCCAATTTATGGAAACATGTCAAAATACTTCATTTAAGCAAGAATATGCGTGTCGAGTTGCAAAACGATCAATCTGGAAACATATTCTCTAAACAACTCATTGACATTGGTAATGGCAAATTTCCTGTAGACATGTTGACTGGCTGCATTAACTTTCCTCAAAGTTTTTGTCAGTTAACTCGTTCAAAAGATGAACTTATTCAAAAGGTGTATCCAGATATTGCTCGCAATTACAGAGACCATGATTGGTTTAGCGAACGAGCTATATTGGCTGCAAAAAACATAGAtgtaaatgaattaaatttcaaaattcaagaACAAATTACAGGTGAATCGAGGATATATAAATCAGTTGATTCGGCAACTAACCAAGATGATGTAGCCAACTATCCACCGGAATTTTTAAACTCGCTGGATTTACCAGGATTGCCACCTCACAATCTTAAATTAAAGGTTGGATCGGTAGTTATAATGTTGCGAAATATCGACCAACCGCGTCTGTGCAACGGCACACGATTAgcgataaaaaaattactgaacAACGTGATAGAAGCAACTATACTGAAAGGAAAGTATAAAGGAGAGGATGTTCTCATACCGTGCATCCCAATGATTCCGACTGATGTGCCATTTGAGTTTAAACGACTACAGTTTCCAGTGCGGCTTGCTTTTGCTATGACTATAAACAAGTCCCAGGGGCAATCATTAAGTGTTTGTGAAAACACTATTAATTTGGAAAACCCATGTTTCTCACATGGTCAATTATATGTTGCCTGTTCCCGTGTTGGGAAACCATCAGATTTGTTTCTCTATGCGCCAGgtgatcaaacaaaaaatatcgtaTACCACAAAGCActacaatga